A section of the Festucalex cinctus isolate MCC-2025b chromosome 7, RoL_Fcin_1.0, whole genome shotgun sequence genome encodes:
- the isoc2 gene encoding isochorismatase domain-containing protein 2, whose protein sequence is MAGIGRLSTKDAVLLLCDMQEKFRPNIFQFTNIVSNAARLLQASQVLGIPAILTEQYPKGLGPTVPELGAEGLTAHAKTSFTMMIEEVQKEMQSLGNPKQAILCGIEAHACIACTTFDLLEKGIEVHIVSDAVSSRSQTDRLFALSRLKQSGAFLTTTEAVLLQLVQGAKHPNFKEIQQLMMQPSPDTGLLAYFSAL, encoded by the exons A TGGCAGGCATCGGCAGGCTCTCCACCAAGGATGCGGTGCTCCTCCTGTGCGACATGCAAGAGAAGTTCCGACCCAACATCTTCCAGTTCACCAACATCGTCAGCAATGCGGCCAGATTGCTCCAG GCCAGCCAAGTCCTGGGGATCCCCGCCATCCTTACAGAGCAGTACCCGAAAGGTCTGGGCCCCACGGTGCCCGAGCTAGGAGCGGAGGGCTTGACGGCTCACGCAAAAACATCCTTCACCATGATGATCGAGGAGGTGCAGAAGGAGATGCAGTCCCTGGGGAACCCCAAGCAGGCCATCCTGTGCGGCATAGAGGCGCACGCTTGCATtgcg TGTACAACATTTGACCTGCTGGAAAAAGGAATCGAGGTCCACATCGTGTCGGACGCCGTCTCGTCGCGGAG CCAAACGGACCGCTTGTTCGCTCTGTCCCGCCTGAAGCAGAGCGGCGCCTTCCTCACCACCACCGAGGCCGTCCTGCTGCAGCTGGTCCAAGGTGCAAAGCACCCCAACTTCAAGGAG ATTCAGCAGCTAATGATGCAGCCGTCCCCTGACACAGGCCTCCTCGCCTACTTCAGTGCGCTCTGA
- the atg12 gene encoding ubiquitin-like protein ATG12, whose protein sequence is MSDNAESPTEAQKEELHSPPEDSTTSEEKKKIDVLLKAVGDTPIMKTKKWAVDRSRTVQSLSQFISRFLKLDANEQLFIYVNQSFAPSPDQEVGILFDCFGSDSKLVLHYCKSQAWG, encoded by the exons ATGTCTGACAATGCGGAGTCACCGACAGAGGCTCAGAAGGAGGAGTTACACTCACCTCCAGAAGACTCGACAACAAgtgaagagaagaaaaaga TTGATGTCCTGTTGAAGGCAGTTGGGGACACCCCCATCATGAAAACCAAAAAATGGGCTGTGGACAGGAGCAGGACGGTGCAGTCGCTTTCTCAGTTCATCTCCCGCTTCCTAAAGCTGGATGCCAATGAACAACTG TTCATCTACGTTAACCAGTCGTTTGCTCCGTCACCGGACCAAGAAGTCGGCATACTCTTTGAC tGTTTTGGCAGTGACAGCAAATTGGTTCTGCATTATTGTAAATCTCAAGCTTGGGGTTGA